The Vicia villosa cultivar HV-30 ecotype Madison, WI linkage group LG1, Vvil1.0, whole genome shotgun sequence genome includes a region encoding these proteins:
- the LOC131597679 gene encoding uncharacterized protein LOC131597679, producing the protein MKGMNQIGNILNTMKSRGKFTMKLLYDQLSKDAETVDWSHIIQHNAARPRAVVCLWLVYHSRLATKSRLKRLGLLQEDSCSLCNEHVEDIDHLLINCSVTKHVWKEVLDWLEVKHKPGQWQEEKKWIVQNTKGKGYHIFLHDENRNCRECVWYMDVSQQERFCFRCQ; encoded by the coding sequence ATGAAGGGCATGAATCAAATTGGCAATATCTTGAATACCATGAAGAGTAGAGGAAAGTTTACTATGAAGCTCCTCTATGATCAGTTGTCCAAGGATGCTGAAACTGTGGATTGGAGCCATATTATTCAGCATAATGCTGCGCGTCCTAGAGCAGTGGTCTGTCTTTGGCTTGTGTATCATAGTAGGCTGGCGACAAAGAGCAGGCTCAAACGGTTAGGACTGCTGCAGGAGGATTCGTGTAGCCTGTGTAACGAGCATGTGGAGGATATTGACCACCTGTTGATAAATTGCAGTGTTACAAAGCACGTCTGGAAGGAGGTTTTGGACTGGCTTGAGGTGAAGCATAAGCCGGGTCAATGGCAAGAGGAGAAAAAGTGGATTGTTCAAAATACGAAAGGGAAAGGATACCATATATTCTTACATGATGAAAATCGCAATTGCCGAGAATGTGTATGGTATATGGATGTATCGCAACAAGAGCGTTTTTGTTTCAGGTgccaatga